Proteins encoded by one window of uncultured Methanobrevibacter sp.:
- a CDS encoding rod shape-determining protein, whose product MNIFGNEEEEPQINDTRIISNSLGIDLGTLNTVIAKPSGDKFDLYQIPSVVAVKKDDPSEVIAVGEEAKKMLGRTPEDILAVRPLKKGVIENVVQAQALLIKAMQIGIEEGESVGRIVIGIPGDSSEVEKNAAEEIGRKAGAENILVISEGLAAAIGAGLPIAEPNGTMVVDIGAGSTDIVIISLGGINDIETVRCGGDDIDNRIVELVAEKYDVAIGIHDAEAAKIEVGMIHCSEQLENLSVEVIGKSLETNRPKKVVIDSMLVADAVEPFIQEIVDGLNIILERLSPELMMGVYNNSVAVGGSSRLRGLKERIADEISIPIEISDDPMTVVAKGTAIVAAEPLALEPEVRLRAMK is encoded by the coding sequence ATGAATATTTTTGGAAATGAAGAAGAAGAACCACAAATTAATGATACCAGAATCATTAGTAATAGTTTGGGAATAGATTTAGGAACTTTAAACACTGTAATTGCAAAACCATCTGGAGATAAATTTGATTTGTATCAAATTCCATCTGTTGTTGCTGTTAAAAAAGATGATCCTTCTGAAGTTATTGCAGTTGGAGAGGAAGCTAAAAAAATGCTTGGTAGGACTCCTGAGGATATTCTTGCTGTAAGACCTTTGAAAAAAGGAGTTATTGAAAACGTGGTTCAAGCACAAGCTTTACTTATTAAAGCTATGCAAATAGGTATTGAAGAAGGGGAAAGTGTTGGAAGAATTGTTATTGGTATTCCTGGAGACTCTTCAGAAGTAGAGAAAAATGCAGCAGAAGAAATTGGTAGAAAAGCTGGAGCTGAAAATATTCTTGTAATCAGTGAAGGATTAGCAGCAGCTATTGGTGCTGGTTTACCTATTGCAGAACCAAATGGAACTATGGTTGTAGATATTGGTGCTGGATCAACTGATATTGTTATTATTTCTCTTGGTGGTATTAATGACATTGAAACTGTTAGATGTGGTGGGGATGACATTGATAATAGGATTGTAGAGTTAGTTGCAGAAAAATATGATGTAGCTATTGGTATTCATGATGCTGAAGCTGCAAAAATTGAAGTTGGTATGATTCATTGCAGTGAACAACTTGAAAATTTAAGTGTTGAAGTTATTGGTAAATCATTAGAAACTAATCGTCCTAAAAAAGTTGTTATTGACTCTATGTTGGTAGCTGATGCTGTAGAACCATTTATACAAGAAATTGTTGATGGATTAAACATAATTTTAGAAAGATTATCTCCAGAATTAATGATGGGTGTTTATAACAATTCTGTAGCAGTTGGTGGAAGCTCAAGACTTCGTGGATTAAAAGAAAGAATTGCTGATGAAATTTCTATTCCTATTGAAATTTCTGATGATCCTATGACTGTTGTAGCAAAAGGTACTGCTATTGTAGCTGCTGAACCTCTTGCATTAGAACCTGAAGTTCGTCTTAGAGCTATGAAATAA
- a CDS encoding archaetidylserine synthase: MTLESTKIQSFFAISDGISLMNMISGFISIIFAINHNFELAAVAMIIAIMFDSVDGWVARKINRNDELKFGKNIDSLCDAISFGGAPAVFFYSISETIPHNTSILPLIVSLLIVACGILRLTRYNVIADHIQTRDFIGFPIPGIAIILATFYLSGLFNIYIALILMTIVSLLMISNITYPKFDNLIIIGISVILIVLIILPINLTIFTINIPALLLLIFSLYYLLINLIKK, translated from the coding sequence ATGACATTAGAAAGTACAAAAATTCAAAGTTTTTTTGCAATATCTGACGGAATATCATTGATGAATATGATAAGTGGATTTATTTCAATTATTTTTGCAATAAACCATAATTTCGAACTAGCAGCAGTTGCTATGATAATAGCTATCATGTTTGACTCTGTAGATGGATGGGTAGCTAGGAAAATTAATAGAAATGATGAATTAAAATTTGGAAAAAATATTGATTCTCTTTGTGATGCAATATCCTTTGGAGGAGCACCAGCAGTATTTTTTTACTCCATTAGTGAAACAATACCTCATAATACCTCAATACTCCCCTTAATTGTTAGTTTATTAATTGTAGCTTGTGGCATACTAAGATTAACTAGATACAATGTAATAGCAGACCATATTCAAACACGAGATTTCATAGGATTTCCCATTCCTGGAATAGCTATTATATTAGCTACATTCTATTTAAGTGGATTATTTAATATTTATATTGCACTAATATTAATGACTATTGTGTCTTTATTGATGATTAGTAATATTACATACCCTAAGTTTGATAATTTAATTATTATAGGAATTTCTGTTATATTAATTGTATTAATTATACTTCCAATAAACTTAACAATTTTCACAATCAATATACCTGCATTATTATTATTAATATTTTCCTTATATTACCTATTAATTAATTTAATTAAAAAATAA